In Phenylobacterium zucineum HLK1, one DNA window encodes the following:
- a CDS encoding YebC/PmpR family DNA-binding transcriptional regulator, with the protein MAGHSKFKNIMHRKGRADAARSKLFSKLSREITVAAKTGMPDPAMNPRLRLAVQNAKAESMPKDNIDRAIKKAQGGDAETYEEIRYEGFGPGGVGVIVEALTDNRNRAAANVRSIFTKNGGNLGETNSVAFMWDRVGQIVYGPEAGSEDKVMEAAIEAGADDVESDEDGHTIWTAYDALNEVAQALEAALGAAKATRIAWRPKAMTPVSGDAAATLMKLIEALEDEDDVQNVYSNADISAEELEKLAS; encoded by the coding sequence ATGGCCGGACACTCAAAGTTCAAGAACATCATGCACCGCAAGGGCCGCGCCGATGCGGCCCGATCGAAGCTGTTCTCCAAGCTCTCGCGCGAGATCACCGTGGCGGCGAAGACGGGCATGCCCGATCCCGCCATGAACCCGCGCCTGCGCCTGGCGGTGCAGAACGCCAAGGCCGAGTCCATGCCCAAGGACAATATCGACCGGGCGATCAAGAAGGCGCAGGGCGGCGACGCCGAGACCTACGAGGAGATCCGCTACGAGGGCTTCGGCCCGGGCGGCGTCGGGGTGATCGTCGAGGCCCTGACCGACAACCGCAACCGCGCGGCGGCCAATGTGCGGTCCATCTTCACCAAGAACGGCGGCAACCTGGGCGAGACCAATTCGGTCGCCTTCATGTGGGATCGGGTCGGCCAGATCGTCTACGGCCCCGAGGCCGGGTCCGAGGACAAGGTGATGGAGGCCGCCATCGAGGCCGGCGCCGACGACGTGGAATCGGACGAGGACGGCCACACCATCTGGACGGCCTACGACGCCCTCAACGAGGTGGCCCAGGCGCTGGAGGCGGCGCTGGGCGCGGCCAAGGCGACCCGGATCGCCTGGCGCCCCAAGGCCATGACGCCGGTGTCGGGCGACGCCGCCGCCACGCTGATGAAGCTGATCGAGGCGCTCGAGGACGAGGACGACGTCCAGAACGTCTACTCCAACGCCGACATCTCGGCCGAGGAGCTGGAAAAGCTGGCGAGCTGA
- a CDS encoding EcsC family protein has product MPAATPPFDAPPAAYEAWAAEEVARWRAGVLKPAGPFARGARGLQQRINRAIPEKAHAAVTEVMRQLTRTILVGSDLASGPPLRDAGLAERDRRALKTIHDYRRIAAVEGGVAGAGGFWLAVADFPALLMIKIRLLFDLAGVYGRDGEAFAERLYILHLFQLAFSSAEHRGRVFQGLEDWDGREHPADFQHFDWRSFQQEYRDYIDLAKLAQLVPVIGAPVGAVVNWRLLDRLGETAMNGYRMRWLARQD; this is encoded by the coding sequence ATGCCCGCCGCCACCCCGCCGTTCGACGCCCCGCCCGCCGCCTACGAGGCCTGGGCGGCCGAGGAGGTCGCGCGCTGGCGCGCCGGGGTGCTGAAGCCGGCCGGGCCGTTCGCCCGCGGCGCCCGCGGCCTGCAGCAGCGCATCAACCGCGCGATCCCCGAGAAGGCGCACGCCGCGGTGACCGAGGTGATGCGTCAGCTGACCCGCACCATCCTCGTGGGCTCGGACCTGGCGTCGGGCCCGCCGCTGCGGGACGCCGGCCTCGCCGAGCGGGACCGGCGCGCGCTGAAGACCATCCACGACTACCGCCGGATCGCCGCGGTCGAGGGCGGGGTGGCGGGCGCCGGCGGCTTCTGGCTGGCGGTCGCCGACTTCCCGGCGCTGCTCATGATCAAGATCCGGCTGCTGTTCGACCTGGCCGGCGTCTACGGCCGCGACGGCGAGGCGTTCGCCGAACGGCTCTACATCCTGCACCTCTTCCAGCTGGCCTTCTCCAGCGCCGAACACCGGGGCCGCGTGTTCCAGGGCCTCGAGGATTGGGACGGCCGCGAGCATCCCGCCGACTTCCAGCATTTCGACTGGCGCAGCTTCCAGCAGGAATACCGGGACTACATCGACCTGGCGAAGCTGGCCCAGCTCGTGCCGGTGATCGGCGCGCCCGTCGGCGCGGTGGTCAACTGGCGGCTGCTGGACCGGCTGGGCGAGACGGCCATGAACGGCTATCGCATGCGATGGCTCGCCCGTCAGGATTGA
- a CDS encoding SRPBCC family protein: MIKRLIPAAVAAAALAGPAAAGDYVSIVQEAPVNAPADAVWKKVGGYCDIGAWLKTTCEITQGADGEVGALRKIAGRVEEVIVARTPLSYTYADIDPKILYHGTVEVRPVDPKTSKIVYTLFYDQASIPAEQRDANKAGRTRMFAGVLKTMVQIAEAP; encoded by the coding sequence ATGATCAAGCGCCTGATCCCGGCCGCGGTTGCGGCGGCTGCGCTGGCGGGGCCGGCGGCGGCCGGCGACTATGTCTCCATCGTGCAGGAGGCGCCGGTGAACGCGCCCGCCGACGCGGTCTGGAAGAAGGTGGGCGGCTACTGCGACATCGGCGCTTGGCTGAAGACCACCTGCGAGATCACCCAGGGCGCCGATGGCGAGGTCGGCGCGCTGCGCAAGATCGCCGGGCGGGTCGAGGAGGTGATCGTGGCGCGCACGCCGCTCTCCTACACTTACGCCGACATCGATCCGAAGATCCTCTACCACGGCACGGTCGAGGTCCGGCCGGTGGACCCGAAGACCTCGAAGATCGTCTACACTCTGTTCTACGACCAGGCCTCGATCCCGGCCGAGCAGCGGGACGCCAACAAGGCCGGCCGCACCCGGATGTTCGCCGGCGTGCTGAAGACCATGGTGCAGATCGCCGAGGCCCCCTAG
- a CDS encoding metallophosphoesterase family protein yields the protein MSTEGELVYAVGDVHGCYDEMKALLGRIAADYAARARGRRPVLIFLGDYVDRGPQSAKVLEALVWLKRRPDLEVRLLKGNHEQAMLAFLDDPEANRPWLTWGGAETLAAYGVAPPEEAGAAPGAATRARDALLERMPAGHLLLLQRLELMVAVGDYAFVHAGVRPGAPLAQQTEADLLWIRQGFLDAPGPFEKVIVHGHTWLDERPQMLEHRLGLDTGCYRTGVLTALRIDGGERALIQAGEAWAGAQAAAL from the coding sequence ATGAGCACCGAAGGCGAGCTGGTCTATGCGGTGGGCGACGTCCACGGCTGCTACGACGAGATGAAGGCGCTGCTGGGCAGGATCGCTGCGGACTACGCGGCCCGCGCCCGCGGCCGCCGACCCGTGCTGATCTTCCTCGGCGACTACGTGGACCGGGGCCCGCAGTCGGCCAAGGTCCTGGAGGCGCTGGTCTGGCTGAAGCGCCGGCCCGACCTCGAGGTCCGGCTGCTGAAGGGCAACCACGAGCAGGCGATGCTGGCTTTCCTCGACGATCCCGAGGCCAACCGCCCCTGGCTGACCTGGGGCGGGGCCGAGACGCTCGCGGCCTACGGCGTCGCGCCGCCCGAGGAGGCCGGAGCCGCGCCTGGAGCCGCGACCCGCGCCCGGGACGCCCTGCTGGAGCGCATGCCCGCCGGGCATCTGCTGCTGCTGCAGCGGCTGGAGCTGATGGTCGCCGTCGGGGACTACGCCTTCGTGCACGCCGGCGTCCGCCCCGGCGCGCCGCTCGCCCAGCAGACCGAGGCCGACCTGCTGTGGATCCGGCAGGGGTTCCTCGACGCCCCCGGACCGTTCGAGAAGGTCATCGTCCACGGCCACACCTGGCTGGACGAGCGGCCCCAGATGCTGGAGCACCGGCTGGGGCTGGACACCGGCTGCTACCGCACCGGCGTGCTCACCGCCCTTCGGATCGACGGGGGCGAGCGCGCACTGATCCAGGCCGGCGAGGCCTGGGCCGGAGCGCAGGCGGCCGCGCTCTAG
- a CDS encoding DUF5985 family protein: MRVDPVILAFFGGALTLGYLMAAAFFLKFWRRTRDALFLSFAAAFALLAMNQAAPVIFNIPREDQAPVYLLRLAGFALIIWAILRKNLQRGR; this comes from the coding sequence ATGAGGGTCGATCCCGTCATCCTCGCCTTCTTCGGCGGCGCGCTGACGCTCGGCTACCTGATGGCCGCCGCCTTCTTCCTGAAATTCTGGCGGCGGACGCGCGACGCCCTGTTCCTGAGCTTCGCCGCCGCCTTCGCCCTGCTGGCGATGAACCAGGCCGCGCCGGTGATCTTCAACATCCCGCGCGAGGACCAGGCGCCCGTCTATCTGCTGCGTCTCGCCGGCTTCGCCCTGATCATCTGGGCCATCCTGCGCAAGAACCTGCAGCGCGGACGCTAG
- a CDS encoding DUF2243 domain-containing protein → MRSAPGLLLGFALGGFFDGILLHQILQWHHLLSAVGPADVTFQVAADGWFHALMYVIAAAGLWLLWREHRRGPGRAGWRLVSDMLLGFGAWHVLDSVLSHWVLGIHRIRMDSADPLLWDLIWFAAFGLAPLALGWALRRGRRGGGGSIIAAGLAAGLVLGAGAQALKPPPGGLSTVAFAPGVDGSEAALAIAQAGGRLAWMDAGGRLAVVELDGPAAALSLYARGAMIVAGSGLPAGCFAYTRTA, encoded by the coding sequence ATGCGCAGCGCGCCAGGCCTCCTGCTGGGCTTCGCGCTCGGCGGGTTCTTCGATGGGATCCTGCTGCACCAGATCCTGCAGTGGCATCATCTGCTGAGCGCGGTCGGGCCCGCCGACGTGACCTTCCAGGTCGCCGCCGACGGCTGGTTCCACGCCCTGATGTACGTGATCGCCGCCGCGGGCCTGTGGCTCCTGTGGCGCGAGCACAGACGCGGCCCCGGCCGGGCCGGATGGCGGCTGGTCTCCGACATGCTGCTCGGCTTCGGCGCCTGGCATGTGCTGGACAGCGTGCTCTCGCACTGGGTGCTGGGCATCCACCGCATCCGCATGGACAGCGCCGACCCGCTGCTGTGGGACCTCATCTGGTTCGCCGCCTTCGGCCTGGCGCCGCTCGCCCTCGGCTGGGCCCTGCGGCGCGGACGGCGCGGCGGGGGCGGCTCGATCATCGCCGCGGGCCTTGCGGCCGGCCTCGTGCTCGGCGCGGGCGCCCAGGCGCTGAAGCCGCCGCCGGGCGGCCTGTCCACCGTCGCCTTCGCCCCCGGCGTGGACGGGTCCGAGGCGGCGCTGGCGATCGCCCAGGCCGGGGGGCGGCTCGCCTGGATGGACGCCGGCGGCCGGCTGGCGGTCGTCGAACTGGACGGGCCCGCCGCCGCCCTGTCGCTCTACGCCCGCGGCGCGATGATCGTCGCCGGCTCGGGCCTGCCGGCGGGCTGCTTCGCCTACACGCGAACCGCCTGA
- a CDS encoding DUF5985 family protein, with the protein MTSEMGPALVYTLCLLASVLCAALLLRSWRQSRSRLLLWTATAFVFLAINNLFLVADMVVFPNVFLWPWRQAASLVAVGVLVYGFIWEAEQ; encoded by the coding sequence GTGACGAGCGAGATGGGACCTGCCCTGGTCTATACGCTCTGCCTTCTGGCGAGCGTCCTTTGCGCGGCCCTGCTGTTGCGGTCCTGGCGGCAGAGCCGGTCGCGCCTCCTGCTGTGGACCGCCACCGCCTTCGTGTTCCTGGCGATCAACAACCTGTTCCTGGTCGCCGACATGGTGGTCTTTCCGAACGTCTTCCTCTGGCCCTGGCGCCAGGCGGCGTCGCTCGTGGCGGTGGGCGTGCTCGTCTACGGCTTCATCTGGGAGGCCGAGCAATGA
- a CDS encoding DedA family protein — protein sequence MFDWILGVIVAGGLIGVAFLMLAENVAPPIPSEVIMPLAGFAAAQGMLSFPGVVVAGTAGALAGAWLWYEVGRRVKDERLRRFVERHGRWLTLDLDDLERSQRFFRERGGWAVFLGRLLPGVRTFVSVPAGLMRMPQLAFLAWSLLGTALWTFLLAAAGYLLQSQHHRVEAWLDPIAYAVTALVVALYAWRVIRFRARG from the coding sequence ATGTTCGACTGGATCCTGGGCGTGATCGTCGCCGGCGGCCTGATCGGCGTGGCTTTCCTGATGCTGGCGGAGAACGTGGCGCCGCCGATCCCCTCGGAGGTCATCATGCCGCTGGCGGGGTTCGCCGCGGCCCAGGGGATGCTGAGCTTCCCGGGCGTGGTCGTCGCCGGCACCGCGGGCGCCCTGGCCGGGGCCTGGCTCTGGTACGAGGTGGGCCGGCGCGTGAAGGACGAGCGGCTGCGCCGGTTCGTCGAGCGGCACGGCCGCTGGCTGACCCTCGATCTCGACGATCTGGAGCGTTCGCAGCGGTTCTTCCGCGAGCGCGGCGGCTGGGCGGTGTTCCTGGGGCGGCTGCTGCCGGGCGTGCGCACCTTCGTCTCGGTGCCGGCCGGACTGATGCGGATGCCGCAGCTGGCCTTCCTCGCCTGGAGCCTCCTCGGTACGGCGCTATGGACCTTCCTGCTGGCCGCGGCGGGTTATCTGCTCCAGAGCCAGCACCATCGCGTGGAGGCCTGGCTGGACCCGATCGCCTACGCCGTGACGGCGCTGGTCGTGGCCCTCTACGCCTGGCGGGTGATCCGCTTCCGGGCCCGCGGTTGA
- a CDS encoding MgtC/SapB family protein, whose amino-acid sequence MDFVSQLGDYALPLLGAGFAGILIGVEREARGHPAGLRTHTLVCLASALLMLAAVHQTEWMGDTSSEVIRIDPVRMAHGILTGIGFLCGGVIFRQGLSVHGLTTAASLWVTSALGTLYGVSFFGLALIGTVATLVVLVAFRWIDEHMPASNIIDVSVRYRRDGAFPEDAFHELMRELKLKPRSVRHRLISSGEAIELGATLRGPSTVQTRALAERLCDDPRITRFEISPRND is encoded by the coding sequence ATGGATTTCGTATCGCAGCTCGGCGACTACGCGCTGCCGCTGCTGGGCGCCGGCTTCGCCGGAATCCTGATCGGCGTCGAACGCGAAGCGCGCGGCCACCCGGCGGGACTGCGCACCCACACCCTCGTCTGCCTGGCCTCCGCCCTGCTGATGCTGGCGGCGGTGCACCAGACCGAATGGATGGGCGACACCTCGTCCGAGGTGATCCGCATCGATCCGGTGCGGATGGCGCACGGCATCCTGACGGGCATCGGCTTCCTCTGCGGCGGGGTGATCTTCCGCCAGGGCCTGTCGGTGCACGGGCTGACGACGGCCGCCTCGCTGTGGGTCACCTCGGCGCTCGGTACGCTCTACGGCGTCTCCTTCTTCGGCCTGGCGCTGATCGGCACGGTGGCGACGCTGGTGGTGCTGGTGGCCTTCCGGTGGATCGACGAGCACATGCCGGCCAGCAACATCATCGACGTCTCGGTGCGCTACAGGCGCGACGGCGCCTTTCCCGAGGACGCGTTCCACGAGCTGATGCGGGAGCTGAAGCTGAAGCCGCGGTCCGTACGCCACCGGCTGATCAGCAGCGGCGAGGCCATCGAGCTGGGCGCCACGCTGCGCGGCCCCAGCACCGTGCAGACCCGGGCGCTGGCCGAGCGCCTGTGCGACGATCCGCGGATCACCCGCTTCGAGATCTCGCCCCGCAACGACTGA
- a CDS encoding pyridoxamine 5'-phosphate oxidase family protein, giving the protein MPTPHEEILAILREGKDMTLATLRPDGAPHATTVSYASDGIGIYFGCGEGSQKARNLAHDERVSLTIDLPYADWSQIRGLSIFGRAQRVTDPDALMRVAETFLAKFPEVAQYIRAGEAGPAMFRVTPELVSILNYAKGFGHTELVRVTDAWGRGRVEPACD; this is encoded by the coding sequence ATGCCGACGCCGCACGAGGAGATCCTGGCCATCCTGCGCGAGGGGAAGGACATGACCCTCGCCACGCTGCGGCCCGACGGGGCGCCGCACGCCACCACCGTCAGCTACGCGAGCGACGGCATCGGCATCTACTTCGGCTGCGGCGAGGGATCCCAGAAGGCCCGCAACCTGGCGCACGACGAGCGGGTGTCGCTCACCATCGACCTGCCCTACGCCGACTGGAGCCAGATCCGCGGCCTGTCGATCTTCGGCCGCGCGCAGCGGGTGACCGATCCGGACGCCCTGATGCGGGTCGCCGAGACCTTCCTGGCGAAGTTTCCGGAGGTGGCCCAGTACATCCGGGCCGGCGAGGCGGGGCCGGCGATGTTCCGGGTGACGCCCGAGCTGGTCTCCATCCTCAACTACGCCAAAGGCTTCGGCCATACCGAGCTGGTGCGGGTGACCGACGCCTGGGGACGAGGCCGGGTGGAGCCCGCCTGCGACTGA
- a CDS encoding peptidylprolyl isomerase, protein MFARRALLGLAAALALSTAAPAQTQAQTQAQAQAPNPRVRIETAEGPIVLELYADKAPKTVANYLKYVDRGLFDGASFYRASKPPGYAPNDYGVIQGGLQNDPKKVLPPVAHEPTTQTGIKHVSGVISMGRHAPGTAQADWFIVIGDQDYLDADPKDPKKTPGFAAFGKVVEGMDVAQTILGKPVDPKAGTGAMKGEMLVKPVRIVRVRRVQ, encoded by the coding sequence ATGTTCGCAAGACGCGCCCTTCTCGGCCTCGCCGCCGCCCTCGCCCTCTCCACCGCCGCCCCCGCCCAGACTCAGGCCCAGACTCAGGCCCAGGCCCAGGCGCCCAATCCGCGCGTGCGGATCGAGACCGCGGAAGGGCCCATCGTGCTCGAGCTCTACGCCGACAAGGCGCCCAAGACGGTGGCCAACTACCTGAAGTACGTCGACCGCGGCCTGTTCGACGGCGCCAGCTTCTACCGGGCCTCCAAGCCCCCGGGCTACGCGCCGAACGACTACGGCGTCATCCAGGGCGGCCTGCAGAACGATCCGAAGAAGGTGCTGCCGCCCGTCGCCCACGAGCCGACCACCCAGACCGGGATCAAGCACGTCAGCGGCGTGATCTCCATGGGCCGGCATGCGCCAGGCACCGCGCAGGCGGACTGGTTCATCGTTATCGGCGACCAGGACTACCTGGACGCCGACCCCAAGGATCCGAAGAAGACCCCCGGCTTCGCCGCCTTCGGCAAGGTGGTCGAGGGAATGGACGTCGCCCAGACGATCCTCGGCAAGCCGGTGGACCCCAAGGCCGGGACCGGCGCCATGAAGGGCGAAATGCTGGTCAAGCCCGTGCGGATCGTCCGCGTCCGGCGGGTCCAGTAG